One region of Catenuloplanes indicus genomic DNA includes:
- a CDS encoding SWIM zinc finger family protein: MVSAAAYAYLDHSAFVPDSGLLLQTSGGPSAHPRFFDGFLTEPGAAAAGLLAVAEVARTRYFRPVSPASLDPVVTAGSDRLRFESFSGCCGVYARLDVLPTGVDGTITDHGTTNVDVNVPLQRALSRVGRTDPMHLSVGPDDLTVTTFDGPLVERKVPLPSRWLRGFAEAQVITSRFDPRAEVGVAEARALLHRLPVAERGVLWAIPSGRSLRLTSRPVPGAVCLPGAGRLVALRPFLRFATTLRVYGPAVAAGSGPVASTWELSSPAMRLSLTLSPEPYRGFSGEGAVLESLAADDAADDADLIGALLAWDPTIDVDALAVSSGLPAARVRDALTQLGTAGRVGFDVAEAGYFHRTLPYDASAAAKLNPRLVGARALVTAGAVTIEGDSATVRSGAETYRVRMLADDTFTCTCPWWAKHRGDRGPCKHALAARMVRTGETADQDEPAEVLS; this comes from the coding sequence ATGGTCAGCGCGGCGGCATACGCATACCTCGATCACTCGGCGTTCGTGCCGGACAGTGGGCTCCTGCTCCAGACGTCCGGCGGCCCGTCCGCCCACCCGCGGTTCTTCGACGGCTTCCTCACCGAGCCCGGCGCCGCCGCGGCCGGGTTGCTCGCCGTCGCCGAGGTCGCCCGCACCCGATACTTCCGGCCGGTCAGCCCGGCGAGCCTCGACCCGGTGGTGACCGCCGGCTCCGACCGGCTGCGCTTCGAGTCGTTCTCCGGCTGCTGTGGTGTCTACGCGCGCCTCGACGTGCTGCCGACCGGTGTCGACGGCACCATCACCGACCACGGCACGACGAATGTGGATGTCAACGTGCCGCTCCAGCGCGCGCTCTCCCGCGTCGGCCGCACCGACCCGATGCACCTCTCGGTCGGGCCGGATGATCTGACCGTCACCACGTTCGACGGGCCGCTGGTCGAGCGAAAGGTGCCGCTGCCGTCCCGCTGGCTGCGCGGTTTCGCCGAGGCCCAGGTGATCACGTCGAGGTTCGACCCGCGCGCCGAGGTCGGCGTGGCCGAGGCCCGCGCGCTGCTGCACCGCCTGCCGGTCGCCGAGCGCGGCGTGCTCTGGGCGATCCCGTCCGGCCGGTCGCTGCGCCTGACCTCCCGCCCGGTGCCCGGTGCGGTCTGTCTGCCCGGCGCCGGCCGTCTGGTCGCGCTCCGACCGTTCCTGCGCTTCGCCACCACACTGCGGGTGTACGGTCCGGCCGTCGCCGCGGGCAGTGGGCCGGTCGCCAGCACCTGGGAGCTCAGCTCGCCCGCCATGCGCCTGTCGCTCACGCTCTCCCCGGAGCCGTACCGTGGCTTCTCCGGCGAGGGCGCGGTGCTGGAGTCGCTGGCCGCGGACGACGCGGCCGACGACGCCGACCTGATCGGCGCGCTGCTTGCCTGGGATCCGACGATCGACGTGGACGCGCTCGCGGTCTCGTCCGGGCTGCCCGCCGCGCGGGTCCGTGACGCGCTCACCCAGCTCGGCACGGCCGGCCGGGTCGGCTTCGACGTGGCCGAGGCCGGCTACTTCCACCGCACCCTGCCCTACGACGCGTCCGCCGCCGCGAAGCTGAACCCGCGACTCGTCGGCGCCCGCGCGCTGGTCACGGCCGGTGCCGTGACGATCGAGGGAGATTCCGCCACGGTACGAAGCGGTGCTGAGACCTACCGCGTGCGCATGCTCGCCGACGACACGTTCACCTGTACCTGCCCGTGGTGGGCCAAGCACCGCGGCGACCGGGGCCCGTGCAAGCACGCACTCGCGGCCCGCATGGTCCGCACCGGCGAGACCGCCGACCAGGACGAGCCGGCCGAGGTGCTGTCATGA
- a CDS encoding DUF3152 domain-containing protein, with protein sequence MADEQVPEQGDGAYETARGSNYVIGKGRTLITYRVEVESGVDWGDLPKVMTDDFADAIETVFEHPQSWPASDRYPVTEPEHGIHNESWRFQRVSGPQYKVRIRLASPDTVDRVCRQVGLDTEGKYSCKSGNIIMINLRRWLQGSGVASVDEYPAAVINHEMGHYLGFDHQGCSGPGELAPIMMQQSIDLGGCKPNLYPFTKDGEFVTGPYLPS encoded by the coding sequence GTGGCTGATGAGCAGGTACCGGAGCAGGGGGACGGCGCCTACGAGACGGCCCGGGGCTCGAACTACGTGATCGGCAAGGGGCGGACGTTGATCACGTACCGGGTGGAGGTGGAGTCCGGCGTCGACTGGGGTGACCTGCCGAAGGTGATGACGGACGACTTCGCGGACGCGATCGAGACCGTGTTCGAGCATCCGCAGAGCTGGCCGGCCTCGGACAGGTATCCGGTCACCGAGCCGGAGCACGGCATACACAACGAGTCGTGGCGGTTCCAGCGAGTGAGCGGGCCTCAGTACAAGGTGCGGATCCGGCTGGCCTCGCCGGACACGGTGGACCGGGTGTGCCGGCAGGTGGGGCTGGACACCGAGGGCAAGTACTCCTGCAAGTCCGGAAACATCATCATGATCAACCTGCGACGCTGGCTGCAGGGTTCCGGCGTGGCGTCGGTGGACGAGTACCCCGCCGCGGTGATCAACCACGAGATGGGGCACTACCTGGGGTTCGACCACCAGGGGTGTTCCGGCCCGGGCGAACTCGCGCCCATCATGATGCAGCAGTCGATCGATCTCGGCGGCTGCAAACCGAACCTCTACCCGTTCACGAAGGACGGCGAGTTCGTCACCGGGCCGTACCTTCCCTCCTAG
- a CDS encoding DUF7824 domain-containing protein, with product MTTELPTSTDTLLQWLDRRQRNKDYRGVASLLSKISEEDRLALAPLVEAQIKSIKGEDWWRGSLTPDQAGLGLIVLGTAPTAARAAALLTRRDIREGWGRIPRRPLLEVVRARQVPWLGDLATRIAGKLTARDVAWSGEWDFAATLLAESGTTPPVTEAVTRGWLARITRFEHNEKPVPVIDRLRDDPYLDLLLPSIFEIDGLGAELVAGQWNPDTREWDTKPHVMLALARLAAEGRLDRAMLLDGTLDRLVRGDRPNALRAFTALHDTLAPTPAEQADRVLDYAQLLPVAPAPVATLGQRALRAVDEIGRLELETLLDASAAVLLRKEKTLVKTQLSALEKIARREPDRLGDIMATVAVAFGHTALDIQERALTIVGKHVGKLGPGDVARLADEAAPLGGDLPARAAALFGTTIDEPEPVDPAVALAPAPPAAEMPPPIASADELAEEISSLVHTETAVRWERVLAGVVALHAASRRDELVTALRPVLARHADALVRNTWVRRPAYISLGEVLRGITEPQDRKAGIWQRMAASVRDAWQDGTLPGTDGADQGPPGVLALRVAEIAGRIHRAPVPMLVATPTHVNGSLDAAVLLDRLIRAEVEGWQPWRLDLEQALVRVPREVDPAVAGRAAALTSESGRRFADWLRGGGLPDPVSTVIEQRAREKRNYYSWGDVDRRVVVALEPAHARPTGLILESRLLRLTRAAHPSYADVEAGDVWAAVLPHHRDTIAAWALPAIAGLADAEQKGAGALLPQLAEGDGPVGPALTYAVAYALGARHEPDRIAAVDAFLLLLARGTTFAGGVGAALADLATDGMVKLSRVVGPLGDIHRSGGSGGAWQLLTVALPVLLPLTPRALPDLLELSAQVAPAAGARGSFAELDAVAARGGSSRLVREAKRLQHVLNR from the coding sequence ATGACCACCGAGCTGCCCACCAGCACCGACACGCTCCTTCAGTGGCTCGACCGCCGTCAGCGCAACAAGGACTACCGCGGCGTCGCCAGCCTGCTCAGCAAGATTTCCGAGGAGGACCGGCTCGCGCTCGCGCCACTGGTCGAGGCACAGATCAAGTCGATCAAGGGGGAGGACTGGTGGCGCGGCTCGCTGACGCCCGACCAGGCCGGCCTCGGGCTGATCGTGCTCGGCACCGCACCGACCGCCGCCCGCGCCGCCGCGCTGCTCACCCGTCGTGACATACGCGAAGGCTGGGGCCGCATCCCCCGGCGGCCCTTGCTCGAGGTCGTGCGCGCCCGCCAGGTCCCGTGGCTCGGCGACCTGGCCACCCGCATCGCCGGCAAGCTCACCGCGCGCGACGTCGCCTGGTCCGGCGAGTGGGATTTCGCCGCCACGCTGCTGGCCGAGTCCGGCACCACACCGCCGGTCACCGAGGCCGTCACCCGCGGCTGGCTGGCCCGGATCACCCGGTTCGAGCACAACGAGAAGCCGGTGCCGGTCATCGACCGGCTGCGCGACGACCCCTACCTCGACCTGCTGCTGCCGTCCATCTTCGAGATCGACGGCCTCGGCGCGGAGCTGGTCGCCGGCCAGTGGAACCCGGACACCCGGGAGTGGGACACCAAGCCGCACGTCATGCTCGCGCTCGCCCGGCTCGCCGCCGAGGGCCGTCTCGACCGCGCGATGCTGCTCGACGGCACGCTCGACCGGCTCGTGCGCGGCGACCGGCCGAACGCGTTGCGGGCGTTCACCGCGCTGCACGACACGCTCGCCCCCACCCCGGCCGAGCAGGCCGACCGCGTGCTCGACTACGCCCAGCTGCTGCCGGTCGCGCCGGCACCGGTCGCCACGCTCGGCCAGCGTGCGCTCCGCGCGGTCGACGAGATCGGCCGACTGGAGCTGGAGACGCTGCTCGACGCGTCCGCCGCCGTGCTGCTCCGCAAGGAGAAGACGCTGGTCAAGACGCAGCTCTCCGCGCTGGAGAAGATCGCCCGCCGGGAGCCCGACCGGCTCGGCGACATCATGGCCACGGTCGCGGTCGCGTTCGGCCACACCGCGCTCGACATCCAGGAGCGCGCGCTGACCATCGTCGGCAAACACGTCGGCAAGCTCGGCCCCGGCGACGTGGCCCGGCTCGCGGACGAGGCGGCCCCGCTCGGCGGCGACCTGCCGGCCCGTGCGGCCGCGCTGTTCGGCACCACGATCGACGAGCCGGAGCCGGTCGACCCGGCCGTCGCGTTGGCACCGGCCCCGCCTGCCGCCGAGATGCCGCCGCCGATCGCGAGCGCCGACGAGCTGGCCGAGGAGATCAGCAGTCTGGTGCACACGGAGACCGCGGTCCGCTGGGAGCGGGTGCTCGCCGGCGTCGTCGCGCTGCACGCGGCCAGCCGCCGCGACGAACTCGTCACGGCGCTTCGCCCGGTGCTCGCCCGGCACGCCGACGCGTTGGTGCGGAACACGTGGGTCCGGCGGCCGGCCTACATCTCCCTCGGCGAGGTGCTCCGCGGCATCACGGAACCGCAGGACCGGAAGGCCGGCATCTGGCAGCGGATGGCCGCGTCCGTCCGGGACGCCTGGCAGGACGGGACTCTCCCCGGAACCGACGGGGCCGACCAGGGCCCGCCCGGGGTGCTGGCGCTCCGGGTCGCGGAGATCGCCGGGCGGATTCACCGGGCGCCGGTCCCGATGCTGGTCGCCACGCCGACCCACGTGAACGGCTCGCTCGACGCCGCGGTGTTGCTCGACCGGCTGATCCGCGCCGAGGTCGAGGGGTGGCAGCCGTGGCGGCTCGACCTGGAGCAGGCGCTGGTCCGGGTGCCCCGCGAGGTCGACCCGGCCGTTGCCGGCCGGGCGGCCGCGCTGACCAGCGAGTCCGGCAGGCGGTTCGCGGACTGGCTGCGCGGCGGCGGCCTGCCGGACCCGGTCAGCACCGTGATCGAGCAGCGTGCCCGGGAGAAGAGGAACTACTACAGCTGGGGAGACGTGGACCGGCGGGTGGTCGTCGCGCTGGAGCCGGCCCACGCGCGCCCGACCGGGCTGATCCTGGAGAGCCGCCTGCTGCGCCTGACTCGGGCAGCACACCCGTCGTACGCCGACGTCGAGGCCGGTGACGTGTGGGCGGCCGTGCTCCCGCACCACCGGGACACGATCGCGGCCTGGGCGCTGCCCGCGATCGCCGGCCTCGCCGACGCCGAGCAGAAGGGGGCCGGTGCGCTGCTGCCGCAGCTCGCGGAGGGGGACGGCCCGGTCGGACCCGCGCTCACCTACGCCGTGGCGTACGCGCTGGGCGCCCGCCACGAACCGGACCGGATCGCCGCGGTCGACGCGTTCCTGCTGCTGCTCGCGCGCGGGACCACGTTCGCCGGTGGGGTGGGCGCGGCGCTGGCCGACCTCGCCACGGACGGAATGGTGAAGCTGAGCCGCGTGGTCGGGCCGTTGGGCGACATCCACCGGTCCGGCGGTTCCGGTGGAGCGTGGCAATTACTCACGGTGGCACTTCCGGTACTGCTGCCGCTCACACCGCGTGCGCTGCCGGATCTGCTGGAGCTGTCCGCGCAGGTGGCGCCGGCCGCGGGTGCCCGCGGGTCGTTTGCCGAGCTGGACGCGGTTGCCGCGCGGGGCGGCTCGTCCCGCCTGGTGCGGGAGGCGAAGCGTTTGCAACACGTGTTGAATCGGTAA